A window from Amblyomma americanum isolate KBUSLIRL-KWMA chromosome 7, ASM5285725v1, whole genome shotgun sequence encodes these proteins:
- the LOC144098489 gene encoding frizzled-10-like, whose translation MTARRLPRLFLPLVVFFVVVAVDAQRMQFDQVRRSKCERITIPMCQDMPYNLTRMPNLMGHTDQSQAAIQVHEFVPLVEIGCSKHLKFFLCSLYAPMCTEQVDTPIPSCQSICEEVKSKCLPLLAQFNFNWPQALNCSRLPVPEKNGLCMEFPPGADERYSKYLPEKTETSKLSPHSKLLNLPLPHAFPPFKKFQNGRFFDTFSTEPSPVGRSSSKNCPETMVDLPGRNVDQCIPRCGWDFLFTRNDKNFAEIWMGIWAAVCFMATIFTVSTFWINPTRFRYPERPIIFLSLCCSFSSVAYLFRIFAGSEFVSCNKSEGVESHLIVEGIDRWGCIVVFLLLYYFGMAAAFWWLVLTLSWYLAAGKQWGHEAIESLASYFHLVCWAVPGVLSIVVLALRHVDGDELTGLCFVGNQNREALLSFVIAPQGFVLSLGGLLVLLGFVSLLRIRKLMKEGGRNTNKLERLMVRIGLFSVLSTLPALTLLACLLYEYHQMPAWKARATANVVECLAKRGDASAPCRLQDSIPMEEVFMLKIFMSLLVGITTGVWIWSNKTWTAWGKLCASRFGRRASRRVQYTKPPLPANLPSPQHHHQFHPLNASSVSRTKSHSHRKALTHVTMV comes from the coding sequence ATGACGGCCCGAAGGTTGCCGCGGCTGTTCCTTCCGCTGGTCGTTTTCTTCGTGGTTGTCGCGGTGGATGCCCAGCGCATGCAGTTCGACCAGGTACGCCGCAGCAAATGTGAGCGCATCACTATTCCCATGTGTCAGGACATGCCGTACAACTTGACACGCATGCCCAACCTCATGGGGCACACGGACCAGAGTCAGGCGGCCATACAAGTGCACGAGTTTGTGCCGCTCGTCGAAATCGGCTGCTCCAAGCACCTCAAGTTTTTCCTCTGTTCCCTTTATGCGCCCATGTGCACCGAGCAAGTGGACACGCCTATTCCCTCGTGCCAGTCCATCTGCGAAGAGGTCAAGTCCAAGTGCCTTCCGCTGTTGGCGCAGTTCAACTTCAACTGGCCGCAGGCGCTCAACTGCAGCCGGCTTCCCGTGCCCGAAAAGAACGGTTTGTGCATGGAGTTCCCGCCCGGCGCGGACGAACGCTACTCCAAGTACCTCCCGGAGAAGACAGAGACCAGCAAACTGTCGCCGCACAGCAAGCTCCTGAACCTGCCCCTGCCGCACGCATTCCCGCCGTTCAAGAAGTTCCAGAACGGTCGTTTCTTCGACACTTTCTCCACAGAGCCGTCCCCCGTCGGCCGATCTTCTTCCAAGAACTGTCCCGAGACCATGGTTGACTTGCCGGGACGTAACGTGGACCAGTGCATTCCGCGCTGCGGATGGGACTTTCTCTTCACTCGTAACGACAAAAACTTCGCCGAGATCTGGATGGGCATCTGGGCAGCCGTGTGTTTCATGGCAACCATCTTCACCGTGTCCACTTTCTGGATCAACCCGACGCGGTTCCGCTACCCCGAGCGCCCCATCATATTCCTGAGCCTGTGCTGTTCCTTCAGCAGCGTCGCCTACCTATTCCGCATCTTCGCCGGTTCCGAGTTCGTCTCCTGCAACAAGTCGGAGGGCGTCGAGTCGCACCTCATCGTCGAAGGCATCGACCGCTGGGGCTGCATCGTGGTCTTCCTGCTCCTGTACTACTTCGGCATGGCCGCTGCGTTCTGGTGGCTCGTGCTGACGCTCTCGTGGTACCTGGCCGCCGGCAAGCAGTGGGGCCACGAGGCCATCGAGTCGCTGGCCAGCTACTTCCACCTGGTCTGCTGGGCGGTGCCCGGAGTGCTGAGCATCGTGGTGCTCGCGCTCAGACACGTGGACGGCGACGAACTGACCGGTCTGTGCTTCGTGGGAAACCAGAACCGCGAGGCTCTGCTCAGCTTCGTCATCGCGCCCCAGGGATTCGTGCTGAGTCTGGGCGGCCTGCTCGTTCTCCTGGGCTTCGTGTCCCTCCTGCGAATACGCAAGCTCATGAAGGAAGGTGGCAGGAACACCAACAAGCTCGAGCGACTCATGGTTCGCATCGGACTCTTCTCTGTGCTGTCCACGTTGCCCGCGCTCACGCTTCTGGCGTGTCTGCTTTACGAGTACCACCAGATGCCCGCCTGGAAGGCCCGGGCGACGGCCAACGTCGTGGAGTGTCTTGCCAAGCGGGGCGACGCGTCGGCACCCTGCAGGCTCCAGGACAGCATTCCGATGGAGGAAGTGTTCATGCTCAAGATCTTTATGTCCCTCCTGGTGGGCATCACCACGGGCGTGTGGATCTGGAGCAACAAGACGTGGACTGCGTGGGGAAAGCTGTGCGCGTCCCGCTTCGGTCGCCGCGCGTCGCGTCGGGTGCAGTACACCAAGCCTCCGCTGCCGGCGAACTTGCCGTCTCCGCAGCACCACCACCAGTTCCACCCGTTAAACGCTTCTTCCGTGTCCAGGACTAAGAGCCATTCGCACAGGAAAGCGCTGACTCATGTGACGATGGTGTGA